In Edaphobacter dinghuensis, one genomic interval encodes:
- the agaR gene encoding transcriptional repressor AgaR → MKTKNRAHDTQSDSSNDTNKMLIGERRQHILSLIHRDGRVLVSELSESLGISPITIRKDLDHLESHGLAQRTHGGALSPQGSTMTDPSLKEKEHHQIKEKQRIAAAAVKMVKNGQCILLDSGTTVTTIARSLREFSNLTIVTNAVNIAAELSDTNFEIILTGGTLRKNSFSLVGPMAEDMLMQIRADILFLAVDGFDPKIGITTPNVLESRVNRAMVKASRKVVAVCDSTKFDRSSMALIVPPTAVHTVITDDQISEADADSLRSAGIELIIV, encoded by the coding sequence ATGAAGACAAAAAACCGGGCACACGACACGCAATCGGACTCCAGCAATGACACCAACAAGATGTTGATCGGTGAGCGCCGGCAGCACATCCTGTCGCTCATCCATCGCGACGGGCGAGTTCTGGTATCCGAGTTGTCGGAGTCTCTCGGCATCTCGCCGATCACCATTCGGAAGGACCTCGACCATCTTGAGTCTCATGGCCTGGCCCAGCGAACCCACGGCGGAGCACTTTCTCCCCAGGGCAGCACCATGACCGACCCTTCCTTGAAGGAGAAGGAACACCACCAGATCAAAGAAAAACAACGCATCGCTGCGGCCGCCGTCAAGATGGTGAAAAACGGGCAGTGCATCCTTCTCGATTCAGGTACTACGGTTACAACCATTGCCCGCTCGCTCCGCGAGTTCTCGAACCTGACTATTGTCACCAATGCCGTGAATATAGCGGCAGAACTAAGCGATACCAACTTCGAAATCATTCTCACCGGAGGAACGCTGCGCAAAAACTCGTTCTCTCTGGTTGGCCCCATGGCGGAAGATATGTTGATGCAGATACGCGCCGACATTCTCTTTCTAGCGGTCGATGGGTTCGACCCGAAGATCGGCATCACCACGCCCAATGTTCTGGAATCCCGAGTCAATCGGGCCATGGTCAAGGCGTCTCGCAAGGTTGTGGCGGTGTGCGATTCCACAAAGTTCGACCGCTCCAGCATGGCGTTGATCGTTCCCCCGACAGCCGTCCACACCGTCATTACCGACGATCAGATCTCTGAGGCGGACGCAGACTCACTCCGAAGCGCCGGGATTGAACTCATCATCGTGTAA
- a CDS encoding C39 family peptidase, whose protein sequence is MNLRGLILSAVLMAVAMCLGLLAIPTQAQTFTNMKETQGNKPLRTLKDIRDDGVVHQRWDMSCGAAALSTILTYDFNDNTPEAAIVVWILHRVDASRVRARGGFSLLELKQFAQARGYTAEGFSGMSIEDLAAEDSWVITPIHFKTFDHFVVVKGVVGDRVILADPGFGNVTMKTTRFANIWKNGIVFVVHPPDPRMLAPKNVSAESRVIPNETLISRGIGVEIPANALY, encoded by the coding sequence ATGAACTTGCGCGGCCTCATTCTTAGCGCTGTCCTCATGGCTGTGGCCATGTGCCTCGGGCTGTTGGCGATCCCTACTCAAGCCCAGACCTTCACTAATATGAAGGAGACGCAGGGAAATAAACCTCTGCGCACGCTAAAAGACATACGCGACGACGGCGTCGTACACCAGCGCTGGGATATGAGCTGCGGCGCTGCGGCGTTGAGCACTATTCTCACCTACGACTTCAATGACAATACGCCCGAGGCGGCGATCGTTGTATGGATTCTGCACCGCGTCGATGCCTCTCGCGTTCGCGCTCGCGGTGGCTTTTCGTTGCTCGAGCTCAAACAGTTTGCCCAGGCACGAGGTTACACCGCCGAAGGCTTCAGCGGTATGTCGATTGAAGATCTCGCCGCTGAAGACTCCTGGGTCATCACCCCTATTCATTTCAAAACCTTCGACCACTTTGTCGTCGTCAAGGGAGTCGTAGGAGATCGCGTCATTCTTGCCGATCCAGGCTTCGGCAATGTCACAATGAAGACCACCCGCTTTGCGAATATCTGGAAGAACGGAATAGTCTTTGTCGTTCACCCTCCCGATCCTAGAATGCTGGCGCCAAAAAACGTCTCCGCAGAATCCCGTGTTATTCCCAACGAGACACTCATCTCACGCGGCATAGGAGTTGAGATCCCGGCCAACGCTCTGTATTAG
- a CDS encoding ABC transporter ATP-binding protein translates to MNEAPIHKKVESPWRDRLTALRNLPPVLRILWNSGPAVVMWGLVLRVIVALLPLAITKVAALIVQDIGEVLRGRPLSHNFWILVGTEVGLNVVFGLITHAIDYSDSLLANRYTQYVSVKVMEQASRLDLTTYENPVFYDRLERARVQATDRLAMIQQMGRLFQQVITTLSFTVALAWASPWLVLLLGVGLLPSFLGETHFAFLGYAKNFRQTPAKRQMDYLRQVAGSREGAKEVKLFGLHRFFTDKFETLARQIYVEDVALSRSKLIVGGLLGVIGTLGYYGAYIYVIWRTLQGGPEGYDLGKFIFLTTSIQQASSNLQQVFSTVSGIADQALFLTDLIAFFEMEPTVNSNPDGNKMPVPIRRGFEFRNVSFTYPGTNRTVLHNFNFTLSPGERIALIGENGQGKTTVVKLITRLYDPTEGEILLDGVNLRDYSLEDLHRHIGVIFQDFMRFEMTARENIAVGRVDQPHSESDLEDAAHKSLADEVVRKLSGGYDQILGRRFEGGVELSGGEWQKIALARAYLRDAQLLILDEPTAALDARSELEVFERFAELTLGKMALLISHRFSTVRMADRIVVLSGGRLIEEGNHEQLMRAGGLYAEMFEMQAASYR, encoded by the coding sequence ATGAACGAAGCCCCCATTCATAAAAAAGTGGAAAGCCCTTGGCGCGACCGGTTGACCGCTTTGCGAAACCTGCCGCCGGTGCTTCGCATCCTGTGGAATTCAGGCCCGGCCGTCGTGATGTGGGGATTGGTTCTACGCGTCATTGTGGCTTTATTACCTCTCGCTATCACAAAGGTGGCTGCCCTCATCGTTCAGGACATTGGAGAGGTGTTGCGAGGAAGGCCGCTCTCACACAATTTCTGGATTTTGGTAGGGACAGAGGTCGGACTGAACGTTGTCTTCGGTCTGATCACCCACGCGATCGACTACTCCGACTCGCTGCTGGCTAACCGCTACACGCAATATGTCAGCGTAAAGGTAATGGAGCAAGCTTCGCGGCTTGATCTGACTACGTATGAGAACCCGGTCTTCTACGACCGGCTTGAACGGGCACGGGTGCAGGCGACCGACCGGTTGGCGATGATCCAGCAGATGGGGCGGTTATTCCAGCAGGTGATTACGACGCTCAGCTTTACCGTCGCGCTGGCATGGGCCTCACCGTGGTTAGTGTTGTTACTCGGCGTGGGTTTGCTGCCGTCGTTTCTCGGCGAGACCCATTTTGCCTTCCTCGGCTATGCCAAAAACTTTCGTCAGACGCCAGCGAAGCGGCAGATGGACTATCTTCGCCAGGTAGCGGGAAGCCGCGAAGGGGCAAAGGAGGTAAAGCTCTTTGGGCTGCACAGGTTCTTTACCGACAAGTTCGAGACGCTTGCCCGCCAGATTTATGTCGAGGATGTTGCACTCTCTCGTTCGAAGCTGATCGTGGGCGGACTGCTCGGAGTCATCGGCACGCTGGGCTACTATGGCGCTTATATCTATGTTATCTGGCGGACGCTCCAGGGTGGGCCGGAGGGATATGATCTCGGTAAGTTCATCTTCCTCACGACGTCGATTCAGCAGGCTAGTTCGAACCTGCAGCAAGTCTTCTCGACCGTCTCGGGCATCGCCGACCAGGCTTTGTTTCTTACCGACTTGATCGCCTTCTTCGAGATGGAACCCACGGTCAACTCCAATCCCGATGGCAATAAAATGCCTGTGCCGATACGGCGTGGCTTTGAGTTTCGCAATGTCTCCTTTACCTATCCGGGGACCAATCGTACCGTGCTGCATAATTTCAACTTCACGCTTTCACCGGGAGAGCGGATCGCTCTAATCGGTGAGAACGGCCAGGGAAAGACAACCGTAGTAAAGCTGATTACGCGGTTGTATGACCCAACGGAGGGCGAGATCCTGCTCGATGGGGTCAACCTGCGCGACTACTCGCTTGAAGACCTTCATCGGCACATCGGCGTTATCTTTCAAGACTTCATGCGCTTTGAGATGACGGCGAGGGAGAACATCGCTGTCGGCCGCGTCGATCAGCCGCACAGCGAGAGCGACCTTGAAGACGCAGCGCACAAGAGCCTGGCCGATGAGGTGGTGCGAAAGCTATCGGGCGGATACGACCAGATACTGGGGCGACGTTTCGAAGGCGGTGTAGAGCTATCAGGCGGCGAATGGCAGAAGATCGCGCTTGCCCGAGCCTATCTGCGAGATGCACAGCTTCTTATACTGGACGAGCCAACAGCAGCACTCGATGCACGCAGCGAGCTGGAAGTTTTTGAACGTTTTGCCGAACTAACCCTGGGTAAGATGGCGCTGCTAATCTCGCACCGCTTCTCGACAGTCCGCATGGCAGACCGAATTGTGGTTCTCTCCGGCGGACGCCTGATAGAAGAAGGAAATCACGAACAATTAATGCGTGCCGGCGGTTTGTACGCCGAAATGTTCGAAATGCAGGCTGCGAGCTACCGGTAA
- a CDS encoding transporter, whose protein sequence is MLRQILLLGSILCCGTLSVSAQSSSAPASNSTAPRHSLTAPPAREPLDPRIEQALRERDAIIRNLLERVQQLEDRLNAVNTSSSAAAHVARIAETTTVPSSARVEAVVNNATYDETERRATEALDQALVMRGGLLLPPGTLEIDNTTSYFSASSDHVTVDGFALLPILVVGDITSQRVREDILLPTFTTRLGLPKRFQMDFTVPYGYILNRTVDALGNETSASQFGLGDIQAGVSRQLTFEHGHTPDLLANIRFKSVTGTNSYDLASSQTNLGSGFYAVQGNLTAAKSSDPVVFFGNLSYTENLAGRHTVPADDPNNPGATMVGHFRPGSSYGFQLGSILALNTETSMTLGWDQRFTRATQLNGATLPGSYLVEGTLRLGTSYLYAPGRTIDLSFGVGLTPDTPNLQFSVGLPFRLSLWKPKVVR, encoded by the coding sequence ATGTTGCGACAGATATTGCTCCTGGGCTCGATTCTCTGCTGTGGCACGCTCTCTGTTTCGGCACAAAGCTCCTCTGCACCTGCATCCAATTCGACTGCGCCACGCCACTCTCTCACTGCGCCTCCTGCCCGAGAACCGCTCGATCCACGTATCGAACAGGCTCTGCGCGAGCGAGACGCGATCATTCGAAATCTGCTCGAGCGGGTACAGCAGCTGGAGGACCGCCTCAATGCGGTCAATACCTCTTCCAGTGCCGCAGCACATGTTGCCCGCATCGCCGAGACGACAACCGTTCCCTCCTCCGCCAGGGTAGAGGCTGTGGTCAACAATGCCACTTACGACGAGACGGAACGACGCGCCACCGAAGCGCTGGATCAGGCTCTGGTAATGCGCGGCGGCCTCTTGCTGCCTCCGGGCACGCTCGAGATCGATAACACGACCTCCTACTTCAGCGCATCCTCCGATCACGTTACGGTTGATGGGTTCGCTCTTTTGCCCATTCTTGTCGTTGGCGACATTACCTCGCAGCGCGTAAGAGAGGACATTCTACTGCCGACATTCACAACCCGCCTGGGTCTTCCTAAACGCTTCCAGATGGACTTCACTGTCCCATACGGATACATCCTGAATCGCACCGTCGACGCACTCGGCAATGAGACCTCGGCCAGCCAGTTCGGATTGGGTGATATTCAGGCAGGCGTCTCCCGCCAGTTGACCTTCGAGCATGGGCACACACCTGATCTGCTTGCCAATATTCGCTTCAAATCCGTCACTGGAACCAACTCGTACGATCTTGCCAGCAGCCAGACCAATCTCGGTTCCGGTTTCTATGCTGTGCAGGGAAACCTAACCGCCGCGAAATCGAGCGATCCAGTCGTCTTTTTCGGCAACCTCTCTTACACCGAAAATTTGGCCGGCCGGCATACCGTCCCTGCAGACGATCCGAACAATCCGGGCGCAACGATGGTCGGACACTTCCGGCCCGGCAGCTCCTACGGCTTCCAGTTGGGTTCTATTCTCGCACTCAACACTGAGACCTCCATGACTCTCGGCTGGGACCAACGCTTCACTCGCGCCACCCAGTTAAATGGTGCGACTTTGCCGGGCTCATACCTAGTTGAAGGGACTCTGAGACTCGGCACCTCTTATCTCTACGCGCCGGGTCGAACCATCGACCTGAGCTTCGGTGTAGGCCTGACTCCTGACACACCAAACCTGCAATTCTCCGTGGGACTGCCTTTCCGGTTGTCGCTGTGGAAGCCGAAGGTCGTTCGCTGA
- a CDS encoding chloride channel protein, which produces MKPENLMEKEPERREDSAFSLADKAAIAPAREERLFLLLSIFIGIISGLLVVSFRMAIDWLQVLLLGSAPNPHQPRLFIVPAVIGLIVAVLTRYVFPQVRGSGVNQTKAALYINNGYISFRTVIGKFVLSALAIGGGHSLGPEDPSLQIGAGVASLISRRVGMSRERLRLFAPIGAAAGLAAAFNAPISAILFVIEEVIGQWNAAVLGSIVLSAVSSVVVARSFWGSEPMFRIPTVTFSSRELLAYTVLGVFGGIAALIFSKALGYLRPRLRRQSAWKQMLQPSLAGLLVGGIGYFGLPQVMGAGYEVIDQAMHAQFAWKMLLVLAIFKIIATTLSFSSGTPGGMFAPTLFIGAMLGAAIGSFEKLYFPHLHLTGSLASYALVGMGVLFAAFLRAPLTSVFMVLEVSGNYSIIVPVILANTIAYVISRSFQPVPVFEMLTHQDGLYLPSMEEQREENELHIEDAMQPVVAPILQGSEMIADAAKSMAQYSGMEDSSAVLVQCREGLWYAARYEELQGIFAKAGEDPMTTLEMSLGTERTPILFPDLPLSSTLPHFKRWPLLPITNRAMRGALEGTVSMSDVLKRYQVR; this is translated from the coding sequence ATGAAACCAGAGAACCTCATGGAGAAAGAGCCCGAGCGAAGAGAGGATTCCGCGTTCTCGCTCGCAGACAAGGCAGCTATTGCCCCTGCTCGTGAAGAGCGGCTCTTTCTGCTGCTTTCTATCTTTATCGGCATCATCTCCGGTCTGCTGGTCGTCTCGTTTCGCATGGCTATCGATTGGCTGCAGGTGCTTCTGCTCGGCTCTGCGCCCAACCCTCACCAGCCAAGGCTTTTCATCGTCCCGGCCGTTATCGGTCTGATTGTTGCGGTGTTGACGCGGTATGTCTTCCCTCAGGTCCGTGGCAGCGGCGTCAACCAGACCAAAGCTGCTCTCTATATCAACAATGGCTATATCTCGTTCCGCACTGTAATCGGCAAGTTTGTGCTTTCGGCGCTTGCCATCGGTGGAGGACACTCTCTTGGGCCCGAAGACCCATCGCTTCAGATCGGCGCTGGAGTCGCGTCGTTGATCAGTCGGCGCGTGGGCATGTCGCGCGAGCGGCTGCGGCTCTTCGCGCCCATCGGCGCTGCGGCTGGTCTTGCTGCCGCTTTCAATGCTCCGATCTCTGCAATCCTGTTCGTTATCGAAGAGGTAATCGGGCAATGGAACGCAGCGGTCCTCGGTTCTATCGTTTTGTCTGCGGTCTCGAGCGTCGTCGTCGCGCGTTCGTTCTGGGGATCGGAGCCGATGTTCCGCATTCCGACGGTGACGTTCAGCTCGCGTGAACTGCTCGCTTACACGGTGCTTGGTGTTTTTGGCGGCATTGCAGCGTTGATCTTTTCCAAGGCGCTTGGTTATCTCAGGCCGCGTCTGCGCAGGCAATCGGCATGGAAGCAGATGTTGCAGCCCAGTTTGGCGGGTTTGCTGGTGGGTGGAATCGGCTATTTTGGTCTGCCGCAGGTCATGGGTGCAGGGTACGAAGTAATCGATCAGGCGATGCACGCCCAGTTTGCGTGGAAGATGCTGCTCGTTCTTGCCATCTTCAAGATCATTGCGACGACGCTGTCGTTTTCGAGCGGAACGCCCGGCGGAATGTTCGCTCCAACACTATTTATCGGAGCGATGTTGGGAGCGGCCATCGGTTCTTTTGAGAAGCTTTATTTTCCGCACCTGCATCTCACCGGCTCGCTTGCATCGTATGCCCTGGTTGGCATGGGCGTACTTTTTGCGGCCTTTCTGCGCGCGCCTCTCACCTCGGTATTTATGGTGCTGGAGGTTAGCGGAAACTACTCGATCATCGTTCCGGTGATTCTGGCCAACACGATCGCCTATGTTATCTCGCGCAGCTTCCAGCCTGTTCCTGTCTTTGAAATGCTGACCCATCAGGATGGGTTGTACCTGCCGTCGATGGAGGAACAGCGCGAAGAGAACGAGTTGCATATCGAGGATGCGATGCAGCCGGTTGTTGCGCCCATTCTGCAGGGCTCGGAGATGATTGCCGATGCGGCGAAATCCATGGCGCAGTACAGCGGAATGGAAGATTCCTCGGCTGTACTCGTTCAATGCAGGGAAGGACTCTGGTATGCCGCGAGGTATGAGGAGCTGCAAGGTATATTCGCAAAAGCCGGCGAAGATCCGATGACTACGCTTGAAATGAGTTTGGGAACGGAGCGGACTCCCATCTTATTTCCTGACCTTCCGTTATCGAGTACTTTGCCGCATTTCAAACGGTGGCCGCTGTTGCCAATTACGAACCGCGCGATGCGTGGAGCGTTGGAAGGAACAGTCTCCATGTCTGATGTGCTGAAGCGATATCAGGTGCGATAG
- a CDS encoding tetratricopeptide repeat protein, giving the protein MSKTEVSLAKRRLFLHDSLTFLILILVTAVLFLFTLFMFRSFTTHREDLAVRWSGRGKAALDAGKPEQAMVALRTALSYAPGTRSYELLLAQALANAGHTEEASNYFMNLWVTQPGDGFINLELARLSATKNDPKDAIKYYRASIYGTWEGDGVVRRREVRLELARYLIAQKDFNAARIELLIAAGNSPSDPKLNITLASLLVQTGDIANGFNYYKKALQDDPKNQTALEGAGRAAYSLGNFAIAHSLLERAIEAKASPEKEENVSGDLAVMLANSKRILELRPSSKLRPVERVDRLVEDGVIAKKRFDGCIAQFDASNGLPPLLQQLKLRWTSGDVTMTRSVLLRSLVQQDAAEQLIFDTELQTSQFCGVATGDDALLLLLAKSPETAER; this is encoded by the coding sequence ATGAGCAAAACTGAAGTTTCGCTTGCGAAGCGACGGCTCTTTCTCCATGATTCGCTGACGTTTTTGATCCTGATCCTTGTGACGGCTGTACTTTTTCTGTTCACACTCTTCATGTTCCGGTCATTCACCACGCATCGAGAGGATCTGGCAGTGCGTTGGTCAGGCCGGGGCAAGGCGGCGCTCGATGCAGGCAAGCCTGAGCAGGCGATGGTCGCTCTTAGAACGGCACTCTCCTACGCTCCCGGCACGCGTTCGTACGAGTTGCTGCTCGCGCAAGCGTTGGCCAATGCTGGACATACAGAGGAAGCATCCAACTACTTCATGAATTTGTGGGTGACGCAGCCGGGAGACGGCTTTATTAATCTGGAGCTGGCGCGGCTCTCGGCCACAAAGAATGATCCGAAAGATGCCATCAAGTATTACAGGGCATCCATTTATGGCACATGGGAAGGCGATGGCGTCGTGCGCAGGCGCGAGGTTCGACTGGAGCTGGCGCGTTATCTGATTGCGCAGAAGGACTTCAACGCTGCCCGCATCGAGTTGTTGATCGCTGCGGGCAATTCACCGAGCGATCCAAAGCTCAACATTACGTTGGCCAGCCTGCTGGTGCAGACTGGTGATATTGCCAATGGCTTTAACTACTACAAGAAGGCGCTTCAGGACGATCCAAAGAACCAGACGGCGCTGGAAGGCGCGGGGCGCGCTGCTTATAGTTTGGGCAATTTTGCGATCGCTCATTCCTTGCTCGAGCGCGCAATCGAAGCAAAGGCATCTCCCGAGAAGGAAGAGAACGTGTCGGGGGACCTGGCTGTCATGCTTGCAAACTCGAAGCGGATTCTCGAGCTGAGACCGTCGAGCAAGCTGCGGCCGGTGGAGCGAGTCGACCGCCTGGTTGAGGACGGTGTTATCGCGAAGAAGCGCTTCGATGGTTGCATCGCTCAATTCGATGCGAGCAACGGACTGCCTCCGTTGTTGCAGCAGCTTAAATTGCGATGGACAAGCGGTGATGTCACGATGACCCGTTCGGTGCTTTTGCGGAGTCTCGTGCAACAGGATGCTGCCGAACAATTAATCTTCGATACCGAACTACAGACCAGCCAGTTTTGCGGTGTGGCCACAGGCGATGATGCCTTGCTTCTACTGCTGGCCAAATCTCCGGAGACGGCGGAGCGATAG
- a CDS encoding MFS transporter — translation MPNYIPSKSDSPSAPDAHAGYGRFLLMVAGLGGLLYGVDVGIIGGALPYLEATSGLNAGQLSIIVAAVLLGSVFSTLFAGILADWMGRRPLMILSGIAFVLSIPIIALSHGYGPLFFGRLLQGISGGLIGIVVPLYLAECLSASNRGKGTGVFQWLLTLGIVAAALIGIYYSYRVEAVARASSAAALFAFKDQAWRRIFWLSLPPGVLFVLGSIFVSESPRWLFRQGKYEAAKAALLRSRSEEQANIEMEEMRAIAAPDTQSVGGRKAAGSLLQRRYVVPFLLACVILFCNTATGVNSIIGYNTGILLQSGLSDLSAHWGYVIFTIVNFIMTMIGMSLVDKVGRKILFIIGTAGIIFSLTSVGLLFLRSEKVSVDRSSAVQAMIQPDQTLSLKFTPDVAQQLLSVGAQPNRALDSHRVSLVVVYSCGDFTAATNFVRSDDETAPLTVSRGDCLPLNKFDAFLKNPFADLDTARSAPLKIDHALISDVPQKQHGWLVALGLYLFMGFYAVGPGVCVWLALTELMPTRIRSNGMSIALVINQLVSTILAGIFLPFVSKYGYSTMFFVFAGFTIIYILTVAIFLPETKGKTLEEIEGYFEAKGKQGKPLPSA, via the coding sequence ATGCCGAATTACATTCCCAGCAAAAGCGATTCCCCCTCGGCCCCCGACGCACATGCAGGTTATGGCCGATTTCTACTCATGGTTGCCGGCCTTGGAGGCCTTCTCTATGGAGTGGATGTAGGCATCATTGGGGGAGCTTTACCTTATCTCGAGGCCACCTCCGGGCTCAACGCCGGGCAGCTCTCGATCATCGTAGCGGCAGTGTTGCTGGGAAGTGTCTTCTCAACCCTGTTCGCCGGGATTCTCGCCGACTGGATGGGACGTCGTCCCCTGATGATCTTGAGCGGGATAGCGTTTGTACTCAGCATCCCGATCATCGCGCTCTCGCATGGCTACGGTCCGTTGTTTTTTGGGCGTCTACTGCAAGGCATCAGCGGTGGGCTAATCGGCATCGTTGTTCCTCTGTATCTTGCCGAATGCCTCTCTGCCTCAAATCGCGGCAAAGGAACGGGTGTCTTTCAATGGCTGCTTACGCTGGGAATCGTGGCGGCTGCACTGATCGGCATCTACTATAGCTACCGCGTCGAAGCAGTGGCGCGGGCATCGAGTGCCGCTGCCCTGTTTGCCTTCAAAGACCAGGCCTGGCGACGCATCTTCTGGCTCTCGCTCCCTCCCGGCGTCCTTTTTGTTCTGGGCAGCATCTTCGTGTCGGAATCTCCTCGTTGGCTCTTCCGCCAAGGCAAGTATGAAGCTGCGAAGGCGGCGCTGCTGCGTTCGCGCTCAGAGGAGCAGGCCAATATAGAGATGGAGGAGATGCGCGCAATTGCCGCTCCAGACACGCAGTCCGTCGGCGGGAGAAAGGCGGCTGGCTCGTTGCTACAGCGGAGATATGTCGTTCCCTTCCTGCTGGCCTGCGTCATTCTCTTCTGCAATACGGCAACCGGCGTCAACTCCATCATTGGATACAACACCGGCATCCTGCTCCAGAGCGGCCTCTCCGACCTTTCGGCTCACTGGGGTTATGTGATCTTTACCATCGTCAACTTCATCATGACGATGATCGGCATGTCGCTCGTCGATAAGGTGGGGCGGAAGATCCTCTTCATCATCGGAACGGCAGGCATCATCTTCTCGCTCACCAGCGTCGGTCTCCTCTTTCTGCGGTCGGAAAAGGTCAGCGTGGACCGCAGCAGCGCCGTTCAGGCGATGATCCAGCCCGACCAGACGCTATCCTTAAAGTTCACGCCTGACGTGGCGCAGCAACTTCTCTCCGTCGGCGCTCAACCAAACCGGGCATTGGACAGCCATCGCGTCTCTCTGGTCGTGGTGTACTCCTGCGGCGACTTCACTGCTGCGACAAACTTTGTCCGCTCCGACGACGAAACGGCTCCGCTGACAGTCTCCCGCGGCGATTGTCTCCCGCTGAACAAATTCGACGCGTTCCTCAAAAATCCCTTTGCCGATCTCGACACCGCACGTTCAGCACCGCTAAAGATCGACCATGCCCTTATCAGCGATGTTCCCCAAAAGCAGCATGGCTGGCTCGTTGCATTGGGGCTTTATCTCTTTATGGGCTTTTATGCCGTGGGACCCGGCGTATGTGTCTGGCTTGCACTTACCGAGCTGATGCCGACCCGCATCCGCTCCAACGGCATGAGCATCGCCCTTGTGATTAACCAGCTCGTCTCAACAATTCTTGCCGGTATCTTCCTTCCCTTTGTCAGCAAATACGGATATTCAACAATGTTCTTTGTCTTTGCCGGCTTTACGATCATCTATATTCTGACCGTCGCCATCTTCCTGCCTGAGACAAAAGGAAAGACCTTGGAAGAAATTGAAGGGTACTTTGAAGCAAAAGGAAAGCAAGGAAAACCGTTACCTTCGGCCTAG